The following are from one region of the Stanieria sp. NIES-3757 genome:
- a CDS encoding glycogen phosphorylase: MTSLIPSDKISIVVEDDRTGLSITTLKRAIADNLFYLQGKFPAIASKNDYYLALAYTVRDRLVHHWLNTVQTYFKQDVKVVCYLSAEFLMGPHLTNNLINLGLESRVKQAVEELGLDFQELVAQEEEPGLGNGGLGRLAACYLDSMATLEIPAMGYGIRYEFGIFDQEIRDGWQIEITDKWLQYGNPWEIARPEYSVQVNLGGHTETYVDRDGNNRVRWLPDRVIKGIPYDTPIVGYQVNTANTLRLWKAEAIESFNFQTFNVGNYYGAVNEKIYSENITKVLYPNDEQLQGKQLRLEQQYFFVSCSLQDMIRLHLSTGNSLDTFDGKFAIQLNDTHPAIAIAELMRLLIDERFIDWEQAWSITEKSFGYTNHTLLPEALEKWSLELFNRLLPRHLEIIYEINRRFLDRVRIKYPQDNDKLTRLSLIDETGARYVRMAHLACVGSHAINGVAELHTQLLQETVLNDFYQLFPEKFSNKTNGVTPRRWMVLSNPRLTKLICSKIGDSWIKNLDELRKLEQFVDAPDFRQQWQQIKQEVKQDLAICIRQRTGIIVDPNSLFDIQAKRIHEYKRQHLNVLHIITLYNCLKQNPNLDVVPRTFIFGGKAAPGYWMAKLIIKLINSIGEVINNDPDIGDRMKVVFFPDYNVTNAQPIYPAADLSEQISTAGKEASGTGNMKFSLNGALTIGTLDGANVEIREEVGAENFFLFGLTAAEVLQLKANGYNPRDYYNSNPQLKATIDLINSGFFSHGDTELFKPLTDSLLNYDPYLLFADYQSYIDCQKKVGDAFRDRDNWTKMSILNVARMGKFSSDRAIKEYCRDIWNVVPVPIELEDLCPDGQCKLI, from the coding sequence ATGACTTCGCTAATCCCCTCAGACAAAATATCGATAGTTGTAGAAGACGATCGCACAGGTTTGAGTATTACCACCCTGAAAAGAGCGATCGCAGATAATCTTTTTTATCTTCAGGGGAAATTTCCGGCGATTGCCAGCAAAAATGATTATTATCTGGCATTAGCTTATACTGTACGCGATCGCTTAGTCCATCATTGGCTCAATACAGTACAAACTTATTTTAAACAAGATGTTAAAGTAGTCTGCTATTTATCAGCAGAATTTTTGATGGGTCCCCATTTAACTAATAATTTAATTAATTTAGGTCTAGAATCAAGAGTAAAACAAGCTGTAGAAGAATTAGGACTAGATTTTCAAGAATTAGTTGCCCAAGAAGAAGAACCAGGTTTAGGTAATGGTGGTTTGGGAAGATTAGCTGCTTGTTATCTCGATTCGATGGCAACGCTGGAAATTCCTGCAATGGGCTATGGAATTCGCTACGAATTTGGGATTTTTGACCAAGAAATCCGCGATGGTTGGCAAATAGAAATTACAGATAAATGGTTACAATACGGTAATCCTTGGGAAATTGCCCGTCCTGAGTATAGTGTACAAGTGAATTTGGGTGGACATACAGAAACTTATGTAGATCGTGATGGGAATAACAGGGTTCGTTGGCTGCCTGATAGAGTGATCAAAGGTATTCCTTACGATACTCCGATTGTTGGTTATCAGGTTAATACTGCCAATACTTTAAGGTTGTGGAAAGCTGAAGCGATTGAGTCGTTTAATTTCCAGACTTTCAATGTTGGTAATTATTATGGTGCAGTCAATGAAAAGATTTATTCTGAAAATATAACCAAAGTTCTCTATCCCAATGACGAACAACTGCAAGGTAAACAATTACGTTTAGAACAACAGTATTTCTTTGTTTCCTGTTCCTTGCAAGACATGATTCGTCTTCATTTATCGACAGGCAATAGTTTAGATACTTTTGATGGCAAGTTTGCCATTCAACTCAATGATACTCATCCAGCTATTGCGATCGCGGAATTAATGCGATTGTTGATCGACGAACGTTTTATAGATTGGGAACAAGCTTGGTCAATTACTGAAAAGAGTTTTGGTTATACGAACCATACTCTCTTACCAGAAGCTTTAGAAAAATGGTCTTTGGAATTATTTAATCGTCTTCTGCCCAGACATTTAGAAATTATTTATGAAATAAATCGCCGTTTTCTTGACCGCGTGAGGATAAAATATCCCCAAGATAATGATAAGTTAACGCGACTTTCTTTAATTGATGAAACTGGGGCAAGATACGTCCGCATGGCACATTTAGCCTGTGTCGGCAGTCATGCGATTAATGGAGTAGCCGAATTACATACACAGTTGTTGCAGGAAACTGTTTTAAATGATTTTTATCAGTTATTTCCTGAAAAGTTTAGTAATAAAACCAATGGTGTAACTCCCCGTCGTTGGATGGTATTGAGTAATCCCAGACTTACCAAACTAATTTGTAGCAAAATTGGCGATAGCTGGATTAAAAATTTAGATGAATTAAGAAAATTAGAACAATTTGTCGACGCTCCTGATTTTCGTCAACAATGGCAGCAAATTAAACAGGAAGTTAAACAAGATTTAGCTATTTGCATTCGTCAACGTACAGGAATTATTGTCGATCCCAATTCCCTCTTTGATATTCAAGCTAAACGCATTCACGAATACAAGCGTCAACATCTCAACGTTTTACACATCATTACGCTTTATAACTGTCTCAAACAAAATCCCAACCTTGATGTCGTTCCTCGTACCTTTATCTTTGGTGGTAAAGCTGCACCTGGATATTGGATGGCAAAATTAATTATTAAATTAATTAATTCTATCGGAGAGGTAATTAATAACGATCCTGACATTGGCGATCGCATGAAGGTGGTTTTCTTCCCCGACTACAATGTTACCAACGCTCAACCAATTTATCCTGCTGCCGATCTATCTGAACAAATTTCTACGGCAGGTAAGGAAGCCTCGGGAACAGGTAATATGAAATTTTCCCTCAATGGAGCCTTAACAATTGGTACTCTCGACGGAGCAAATGTAGAAATACGAGAAGAAGTAGGTGCAGAAAACTTCTTTTTATTTGGATTAACTGCTGCTGAAGTACTGCAATTAAAAGCTAATGGTTACAATCCTCGCGATTATTACAACTCTAACCCTCAATTAAAAGCTACCATTGACTTGATTAACTCTGGCTTTTTCTCCCACGGCGATACGGAGTTGTTTAAACCTCTGACTGATTCCCTACTCAATTACGATCCCTATTTACTCTTTGCCGATTATCAATCTTATATAGACTGTCAGAAAAAAGTCGGTGACGCATTCCGCGATCGCGATAATTGGACAAAAATGTCTATTCTCAACGTTGCCAGAATGGGGAAATTCTCCAGCGATCGTGCTATTAAAGAATATTGTCGAGATATTTGGAATGTTGTACCCGTACCAATTGAATTAGAAGATTTATGTCCTGATGGTCAATGTAAATTAATATAA
- a CDS encoding Amidohydrolase 3, with protein MFLDSFNRDNYWLKNAHLPSYFLKDSHVASEQEQLVLIDLEIENGKIKQIITAQQENSLNNSINLTKSIILPCLIDCHTHLDKGHIWQRSPNLDRTFDNALDIAIKDAEKYWQAEDVYRRMEFGIKCSYAHGTIALRTHIDSYGEQAEISLSIFKQLQQKWQDKITLQAVSLVSLDYYQTEAGVALADKIAAIDGILGGVAFMNPELDSQLDTVFTLAKERNLDLDFHADENNDPNSICLQKIAEAAIRNQFKGKIICGHCCSLAVQSEEVGTKAIALVKQANLGVVSLPMCNLYLQDRKPGTTPFWRGVTKVHELKQADIPVAFASDNCRDPFYGFGDHDVLEVFNQSVRIAHLDTPYSDWIGSVTTTPANLMGLSHLGKIEVGQPANLIIFKARYFSELLARSQHDRIVLRDGKPIDTTLPDYAELDDLVLQE; from the coding sequence ATGTTTTTAGATAGTTTTAATCGAGATAATTATTGGCTAAAAAATGCTCATCTTCCTAGCTATTTTCTGAAAGATAGTCATGTTGCTTCTGAGCAAGAGCAGTTAGTTTTAATAGATTTAGAAATAGAGAATGGTAAAATTAAACAAATTATTACTGCTCAACAAGAGAATAGTTTAAATAATAGTATTAATTTAACTAAAAGTATTATTTTGCCTTGTTTGATCGATTGCCATACTCATTTAGATAAAGGGCATATTTGGCAACGTTCTCCTAATCTAGATAGAACATTTGATAATGCTTTAGATATTGCTATTAAAGATGCTGAAAAATATTGGCAAGCTGAAGATGTTTATCGACGGATGGAATTTGGAATTAAATGTAGTTATGCCCATGGAACAATTGCGCTCCGTACTCATATCGATTCCTATGGTGAACAAGCAGAAATTAGTCTCAGTATTTTTAAACAATTACAACAAAAATGGCAAGATAAAATCACTTTGCAAGCAGTTAGTTTAGTTAGTTTAGATTACTATCAAACTGAGGCAGGAGTTGCTTTAGCAGATAAAATTGCAGCAATTGACGGGATTTTAGGAGGGGTTGCTTTTATGAATCCCGAATTAGACTCTCAACTAGATACTGTATTTACCTTAGCCAAAGAACGAAACTTAGATTTAGATTTCCATGCCGATGAAAACAATGATCCAAATTCAATTTGTTTACAAAAAATAGCCGAGGCAGCAATTCGTAATCAGTTTAAGGGCAAAATTATCTGCGGTCATTGTTGCAGTTTAGCAGTCCAATCAGAAGAAGTGGGTACTAAAGCGATCGCTTTAGTTAAACAAGCAAATCTTGGTGTAGTTAGTCTACCGATGTGTAACTTGTATCTACAGGATAGGAAACCAGGAACAACTCCTTTTTGGCGAGGAGTAACTAAAGTTCATGAACTCAAACAGGCTGATATTCCTGTAGCTTTTGCCAGTGATAACTGTCGCGATCCTTTTTATGGATTTGGCGATCATGATGTTTTAGAAGTATTCAATCAATCAGTCAGAATTGCCCATCTCGATACACCTTATAGTGATTGGATTGGTAGCGTTACCACAACTCCAGCCAATTTAATGGGATTATCTCATCTAGGCAAAATTGAAGTCGGTCAACCAGCTAACTTAATTATCTTTAAAGCCCGTTATTTTAGTGAATTACTAGCGCGATCGCAACACGACCGAATTGTTTTACGTGATGGCAAACCAATTGACACGACTTTACCAGATTATGCAGAATTGGATGACTTAGTTTTACAAGAATAA
- a CDS encoding excinuclease ABC, A subunit has protein sequence MPDSANTQDTIRIKGARQHNLKNISLELPRNQLIVFTGVSGSGKSSLAFDTIFAEGQRRYVESLSAYARQFLGQLDKPDVDAIEGLSPAISIDQKSTSHNPRSTVGTVTEIYDYLRLLFGRAGEPHCPHCDRSITPQTIDEMCDRVMSLPDGTKFLILAPVVRGKKGTHKQLLSSLAAQGFVRIRVDSEIRELVDNIELDKNYTHNIEVVVDRLIKKTNIQERLADSLATCLRLSSGIALIEVLNNTSDRTFDSQTNNSQNGHHAEPDLPEEIVFSENFACPEHGGVIEELSPRLFSFNSPYGACPHCHGIGSLRTFAPELIVPDAQQPVYSAIAPWSDKDNTYYLSLLYSVGQAYGFDIQTPWQKLTKQQQQVLLHGSDEPIFFYSDSSNGKGDGHFRHYAGIVKMLERNYQETNSDAIKQKLEQYLINQPCEVCHGKRLKPESLAVSLGQYRINDLVSVPIRDCLERVNHLQLTTRQALIGELALKEIKARLQFLLDVGLDYLTLDRAAMTLSGGEAQRIRLATQIGSGLTGVLYVLDEPSIGLHQRDNDRLLNTLKKLRDLGNTLIVVEHDEDTIKNADHLVDIGPLAGVHGGEIVVQGNLQDLLQSEKSLTGAYLSHRKTIETPPQRREGKQVSLLLKNCQQNNLKDIDLEIPLGKFVCITGVSGSGKSTLVNELLYPALQHHLTRKKPFPNNLGAIKGLNSIDKVIVIDQSPIGRTPRSNPATYTGIFDSIRAIFAETIEAKARGYKQGRFSFNVKGGRCEACGGQGVNVIEMNFLPDVYVQCDVCKGARYNRETLQVKYKGYSIADVLDMNVEEAADVFQNIPRAAGRLQTLVDVGLGYIKLGQPAPTLSGGEAQRVKLASELSRRATGKTLYLIDEPTTGLSFYDVHHLLNVLQRLVDKGNSLIVIEHNLDVIRCADWIIDLGPEGGDKGGEIIAVGTPEEVAENKNSYTGKYLKQVLQRYPIGVGEN, from the coding sequence ATGCCAGACTCTGCCAACACCCAAGACACAATTCGCATCAAAGGTGCTAGACAACACAATCTGAAAAATATTAGTCTTGAATTGCCTCGTAATCAATTAATTGTATTCACTGGTGTATCTGGTTCAGGAAAATCTTCCCTCGCTTTCGATACTATTTTTGCCGAGGGACAAAGAAGATATGTAGAATCTCTTAGTGCTTATGCTCGTCAGTTTCTGGGACAATTAGATAAACCAGATGTCGATGCGATCGAAGGGTTAAGTCCTGCTATTTCCATCGATCAAAAATCTACTTCCCATAATCCTCGTTCCACAGTAGGAACAGTTACCGAAATTTATGACTATTTAAGACTTCTGTTCGGTCGTGCAGGTGAACCCCATTGTCCCCATTGCGATCGCTCTATTACTCCTCAGACTATTGATGAAATGTGCGATCGCGTGATGTCTCTTCCCGATGGTACAAAGTTTCTTATTCTTGCACCTGTAGTCCGAGGCAAAAAGGGTACTCACAAACAACTTCTATCTAGTTTAGCAGCCCAAGGTTTTGTCAGGATTCGCGTCGATTCTGAGATCAGGGAACTAGTAGACAATATTGAGTTGGATAAAAATTATACTCATAATATCGAAGTTGTTGTTGATCGTTTAATTAAAAAAACTAATATTCAAGAGCGTTTAGCCGATTCACTTGCTACTTGTCTCCGTCTTTCCTCGGGCATTGCCCTAATAGAGGTATTAAATAATACATCGGATCGAACCTTTGATTCTCAGACCAATAATTCCCAAAATGGACATCATGCCGAACCAGATTTACCCGAAGAAATAGTATTTTCTGAAAACTTTGCTTGTCCAGAACATGGGGGTGTAATTGAAGAGTTATCCCCCAGATTATTTTCCTTCAATTCTCCTTATGGTGCTTGTCCCCATTGTCATGGCATTGGTAGCTTAAGAACCTTTGCACCAGAACTAATTGTACCTGATGCTCAACAACCAGTATATAGTGCGATCGCTCCTTGGTCGGATAAAGACAATACCTATTATCTTTCTTTACTCTACAGTGTCGGACAAGCTTATGGTTTCGATATTCAAACTCCTTGGCAAAAATTAACTAAACAACAACAACAAGTCTTACTTCATGGCAGTGACGAACCAATTTTCTTTTATTCTGATTCTAGTAATGGTAAGGGAGATGGACATTTTCGTCATTATGCTGGCATCGTTAAAATGTTGGAGAGGAACTATCAAGAAACTAATTCCGATGCGATCAAACAGAAACTAGAACAGTATTTAATCAATCAACCTTGCGAAGTCTGTCATGGTAAACGTCTCAAACCCGAATCTTTAGCAGTTAGTTTAGGACAGTATCGCATCAACGATTTAGTTAGTGTTCCGATCCGCGACTGTTTAGAGAGAGTCAATCATTTACAGCTTACTACTCGTCAAGCTTTAATTGGAGAATTAGCTCTCAAAGAAATCAAAGCTCGTTTACAATTTTTACTTGATGTTGGTTTAGATTATCTCACTCTTGACCGCGCTGCGATGACTTTATCGGGAGGAGAAGCACAAAGAATTCGGTTAGCAACTCAAATTGGTTCGGGTTTAACAGGAGTTTTATATGTTTTAGACGAACCCAGTATTGGTTTGCATCAACGAGACAATGATCGCTTATTAAATACTCTCAAAAAACTGAGAGATTTAGGTAACACGTTAATCGTAGTCGAACATGACGAAGACACGATCAAAAATGCGGATCATTTAGTTGATATCGGACCCTTAGCAGGAGTACATGGAGGAGAAATAGTTGTTCAAGGAAATCTACAAGATTTACTGCAATCTGAAAAATCTCTCACAGGTGCTTATTTATCCCACAGAAAAACTATCGAAACTCCACCCCAACGAAGAGAAGGAAAACAAGTTTCTCTCCTGTTAAAAAACTGCCAGCAAAATAATCTTAAAGATATCGATCTTGAAATTCCTCTTGGAAAATTTGTCTGTATTACTGGTGTTTCTGGTTCGGGAAAATCTACCCTAGTTAATGAACTTTTATATCCTGCCTTACAACATCATCTTACTCGTAAAAAACCCTTTCCCAATAACTTAGGTGCGATCAAAGGACTCAATTCTATTGATAAAGTAATCGTAATCGATCAATCTCCCATTGGGAGAACCCCTCGTTCCAACCCTGCTACCTATACAGGAATATTCGATTCAATTCGGGCAATTTTTGCCGAAACTATCGAAGCCAAAGCAAGAGGATACAAACAAGGTAGGTTTTCTTTCAATGTCAAAGGCGGACGTTGTGAAGCTTGCGGAGGGCAAGGTGTCAATGTGATCGAAATGAACTTTCTCCCAGACGTTTATGTCCAATGCGATGTCTGTAAAGGTGCGAGATACAACCGCGAAACTCTCCAAGTTAAATACAAGGGTTATTCCATTGCTGATGTCTTAGATATGAATGTCGAAGAAGCTGCCGATGTCTTTCAAAATATTCCTCGCGCAGCAGGTCGTTTACAAACTTTAGTTGATGTTGGTTTGGGTTACATTAAATTAGGACAACCTGCACCCACTTTATCTGGTGGTGAAGCACAACGGGTTAAACTAGCCTCGGAATTGTCTCGTCGTGCCACAGGAAAAACTCTTTATTTAATAGATGAACCAACTACAGGTTTATCTTTTTATGATGTTCATCATTTATTAAACGTCTTGCAGAGATTAGTAGATAAGGGTAATTCTTTGATCGTGATCGAACACAATTTAGATGTGATTCGTTGTGCCGACTGGATTATCGATTTAGGGCCTGAAGGTGGAGATAAGGGAGGAGAAATTATTGCAGTTGGTACTCCTGAAGAGGTAGCAGAGAACAAAAATTCTTATACAGGAAAGTATTTAAAGCAGGTTTTGCAGCGTTATCCTATTGGAGTTGGCGAGAATTGA
- a CDS encoding hypothetical protein (protein of unknown function DUF820) produces the protein MTLTTYKWSIEEWHDLVNSGVLAGQRVELLEGEIIEMSPEGIPHSYTQQSVSDYLRKLLEGKAYIRDAHPITLDNSEPEPDIAIVRLPHSIYAQHHPYAEDIYWLIEVSNETLTKDLAQKTIIYARNGIPEYWVIDLRNNKLIVHTLPQDSNYNQIVEYKVGTVSPLALPQISIDLNRLLLY, from the coding sequence ATGACTTTAACTACTTATAAATGGTCAATTGAAGAATGGCACGATTTAGTAAATTCAGGAGTTTTAGCGGGGCAGAGAGTTGAATTATTAGAAGGGGAAATCATTGAGATGAGTCCAGAAGGAATACCTCATAGTTATACTCAACAGTCTGTGAGTGACTATCTTAGAAAATTATTGGAAGGTAAAGCCTACATTAGGGATGCTCATCCCATCACTTTAGATAATTCCGAACCCGAACCAGATATTGCGATTGTTCGTTTACCTCATAGTATCTATGCTCAACATCATCCTTATGCAGAGGATATTTATTGGTTGATTGAGGTGTCTAACGAGACATTAACTAAAGATTTGGCACAAAAAACTATTATTTATGCACGTAATGGTATTCCTGAATATTGGGTAATCGATTTAAGAAATAACAAGCTGATAGTTCATACTCTACCTCAAGATAGTAATTATAATCAAATTGTCGAGTATAAAGTTGGAACAGTTTCACCTTTAGCTTTGCCTCAAATTTCTATCGATTTAAATCGGCTTTTATTGTATTGA
- a CDS encoding hypothetical protein (conserved hypothetical protein), translating to MKSFYITQARANLFKLVDETAETNEPVLITGKRNNAVLVSEADWRAIQETLYLSQVKGLKESLIEGKNTPLEECIPLEEVDW from the coding sequence ATGAAATCCTTTTATATTACTCAAGCCAGAGCTAATTTATTTAAGTTGGTAGATGAAACCGCAGAAACTAATGAACCAGTGTTAATCACGGGGAAAAGAAATAATGCAGTTTTGGTATCTGAAGCAGATTGGCGTGCTATTCAAGAAACTCTTTATTTATCTCAAGTAAAAGGGTTAAAAGAGTCTTTAATTGAGGGAAAAAATACTCCTTTAGAAGAATGTATTCCTTTAGAAGAAGTTGATTGGTGA
- a CDS encoding addiction module toxin, Txe/YoeB family: MSWKIVLTKQAVKDAKKIKASNLKNKAEKLIKILQQNPYTPPFEKLTGILIGYILDASISNIA; the protein is encoded by the coding sequence GTGAGTTGGAAAATAGTTTTAACCAAGCAAGCTGTTAAAGATGCAAAGAAAATTAAAGCATCTAATTTGAAAAATAAAGCAGAGAAATTAATCAAAATTTTACAGCAGAATCCCTATACGCCTCCTTTTGAAAAGCTGACTGGCATCTTAATTGGTTATATTCTCGACGCATCAATATCCAACATCGCTTAG
- a CDS encoding hypothetical protein (protein of unknown function DUF29): protein MSNSLYDQDYYLWIEDLLNKIQEKRWDEMDWDNLWEEIDDMGKSQKQRLTSNLRILLMHLLKWEFQPQKRSNSWKYTIIEHRRRILEQLEYSPSLKNYLNSNFEATYQKARKDASLETNLSLNTFPNQCPYTIDVVLDENWFLE, encoded by the coding sequence ATGTCAAATAGTTTGTACGACCAAGATTATTATCTCTGGATAGAAGATTTACTGAATAAAATCCAGGAAAAAAGATGGGACGAAATGGACTGGGATAACTTGTGGGAAGAAATAGATGATATGGGGAAATCTCAAAAACAGAGACTAACCAGTAATTTACGAATTTTATTAATGCACTTGCTTAAATGGGAATTTCAACCACAAAAAAGAAGTAATAGTTGGAAATACACTATTATCGAACATCGTCGTCGCATTTTAGAACAATTAGAATACAGTCCCAGTTTAAAAAACTATTTAAACTCGAACTTTGAAGCAACTTATCAAAAAGCTCGCAAAGATGCATCATTAGAAACTAATTTATCTTTGAACACATTTCCCAATCAGTGTCCATATACAATTGATGTTGTTTTAGATGAAAATTGGTTTTTAGAATAA
- the ispG gene encoding 4-hydroxy-3-methylbut-2-en-1-yl diphosphate synthase — translation MQTLDNPNLTANNSPAFDTTIHRRKTRPVQVGNVTIGGGYPVVVQSMINEDTLDIDGSVAAIRRLHEIGCEIVRVTVPSMAHAKALAEIKQKLAETYQPVPLVADVHHNGMKIALEVAKHVDKVRINPGLYVFEKPTGDRSEYTQAEFDEIGAKIRETLEPLVISLRDQGKAMRIGVNHGSLSERMLFTYGDTPEGMVESALEFIKICESLDFYNIVISLKASRVPVMLAAYRLMVKRMDELGMDYPLHLGVTEAGDGEYGRIKSTAGIGTLLAEGIGDTIRVSLTEAPEKEIPVCYSILQALGLRKTMVEYVACPSCGRTLFNLEEVLHKVREATKHLTGLDIAVMGCIVNGPGEMADADYGYVGKQSGYIALYRGREEIKRVPEDRGVEELINLIKTDGRWVDP, via the coding sequence ATGCAAACTCTGGATAACCCTAATCTTACTGCTAATAACTCACCAGCTTTTGATACTACTATTCATCGTCGTAAAACTCGTCCTGTTCAAGTAGGTAACGTGACCATTGGTGGTGGCTATCCTGTAGTCGTGCAATCAATGATTAACGAGGATACGCTGGATATTGATGGTTCTGTAGCTGCAATTCGCCGTCTTCATGAGATTGGATGCGAAATTGTCCGCGTGACAGTTCCTAGTATGGCGCACGCCAAAGCTTTAGCAGAAATCAAACAAAAACTAGCCGAAACCTATCAACCAGTTCCCCTTGTCGCTGATGTGCATCATAATGGCATGAAAATTGCCTTAGAAGTTGCCAAACACGTTGATAAAGTTAGGATTAATCCAGGCTTATACGTCTTTGAAAAACCTACAGGCGATCGCAGTGAATACACTCAAGCAGAATTTGATGAAATTGGGGCAAAAATCCGCGAAACTCTAGAGCCTTTAGTTATTTCTTTAAGAGATCAAGGCAAAGCAATGCGGATTGGAGTTAATCATGGTTCTTTATCCGAAAGGATGCTGTTTACCTATGGTGATACTCCTGAAGGAATGGTCGAATCTGCCCTAGAATTTATTAAAATTTGTGAATCTTTAGATTTTTATAATATAGTTATTTCTCTTAAAGCTTCTCGCGTCCCTGTCATGCTTGCTGCCTATCGTCTGATGGTCAAACGGATGGATGAGTTGGGCATGGACTATCCTTTACATCTAGGAGTAACCGAAGCAGGGGATGGAGAATATGGCAGAATTAAATCAACTGCGGGAATTGGAACTTTATTAGCTGAAGGTATTGGCGATACTATTCGGGTATCTCTCACCGAAGCACCAGAAAAAGAAATTCCCGTTTGCTATAGTATTCTGCAAGCTTTGGGATTACGCAAGACGATGGTAGAGTACGTTGCTTGTCCTTCCTGTGGTCGTACTCTATTTAATTTGGAAGAAGTACTGCATAAAGTTCGCGAAGCAACTAAACACTTAACTGGTTTAGATATCGCCGTGATGGGTTGTATTGTTAATGGCCCTGGCGAAATGGCAGATGCAGACTATGGTTATGTAGGTAAACAATCTGGTTATATTGCTTTGTATCGCGGTAGAGAGGAAATTAAACGAGTACCAGAAGATCGAGGTGTGGAAGAGTTGATTAATCTGATCAAAACTGATGGTCGTTGGGTCGATCCTTAG